Sequence from the Crassostrea angulata isolate pt1a10 chromosome 9, ASM2561291v2, whole genome shotgun sequence genome:
TTCAGTATTATTTTCCTACTTTATAAGTCTTGCCTCGTTTGTTCTATAAACATCAAATGCAGTTCTTCACGAATCGCTTTGAGCAAAAATCAGCACATTTCTTGTTTGTTCCACAATTTCTATTATTGCTAATAGTTATTTTAGAGCACACCTTAGATAATGTGCAGTTTGCTGCTGTTTGTGGGGAAAAATCGCTCAACATCCATTTGAAGCCAAACGGTAGAATCAGTGAGGGTGCATCTAAGGTAACTGGACTGACATATGAGAATGACATTCTGAAGCGGCTTGGGCAGCCTTTGGTGTCGGTTAGTGCTGATGAAGGACTAAAGCAGTTTGTCGTGTTCCTTGTATCATCCTCCAAACCATTTTTGATTGGACATaacatttaaaactttgatgttcaaatttgaatcacaatttataaaaatataatcttgTAAATAGTTTTCAGAATGAGGTTTCAAGTTTTATTGACACATAGAAACTTTCAAAGAAAGTGTTTGAAAAGTCAAGTGTAGCCAATTATAAGCAAGAAACACTAGTAAAAACCTTTATTGGCATAGATTATGATGCACACAATGCAATGTCTGACGTTACTAGTTTGAGGCttctttatggaaaaaaatacattgtggAGATAATGATGTTTTTAGCTTTGCTTACTACAGTGATCAAACATCACTTGAACCACTTGTTCGCAGAAAGTTATTTCATCTGTTATATGCCAGAGACTTGTTTCATGTTCGCTCAGTTTGAATAAGTTGAAACTTATTCATACCCGAGACCCCCATAATGGCATTCGCAATGTTTTCAGTGAGTCAGTATCAGACTCCAAGAGGGCACGTATGTCTAAGTCAAAAAATTTTATTGACAAAGTTGTAGaatttttgaattctttttaaatgtatatacatattatgTACATGTGAACAGCATATATGATCTTCAGTATTTTCTACATCTTGTAATTTTGAAGAACAGTACACTGTAATGCATAGACTGCACtgcatgatacatgtacaatgatcATTTTagataatatgatttattttatatcttgtttaattgataattgttggaaatcgtgaatttttgtactgagaatttagtatttttgtgtttatatttGCAGAGGAAAGGTACTGTTaatccaaaaaattaatttgtattcAAAATGTGTAGTTTTGAAAGAAGACTTGTAGAGtttatcaaagtaaaaaaatgaaataaatgggGTATATATGTTCTAAGGgtcgtagaaaaaaaaatagaagcaTGTGAagtactatattttttttatatttttttttttgctttttagttgcagtagacattaatctaatattttaaagtttaaaaattggtgtttaacaataaaatttttaagataagttaaaaaatgtaaaaaatttgaaatatagatatattttgtaCCATTTcagtataaaattttattttaattaatcaaaTGATGATAATAACACtagttattacttttttttttttttttacatatttaatgataaattaaaacatttgaaccattgttttgctttgatattttttaatattggcCCAATAATGATACGGGTTGAAATCATGTGATCGAATAAGGGGGTATGCATCTTCTGGAGACTCTAGTAATAAAAGTAAATAGTTAAGACATGTATTTTTGGGgcttttttattacataagatattatTCTTCTTGgttaatgaaaaaaacccttaatttaaccaaaaaaatcctGTGTAGGAACCTACCTTGATTGAGCATCGATTTAAAAGTCAATTAATTACATCTCGCTTTGTGTtgtgaaaaattaaacaaacaatggttgaattcataaaaacatttcattttaatttctttttgttatGTATGCTAGAAAACAACAGTAATTTATGACTCTggatatttctttaatttgtgAATTGCTCGTATACTACAtaacattataaatatattgaagttatcggactttgaacTTAGTGTCACTGTCCTTATAAAAACAGAAGAAAGACAtatcaatttaatatatatgataaattacTTCAAGAACTGCTCTCACAATTCTTTCATTCGCACATTTCAcaacacatattttaaaataaaaaaaaatgaaatatccaAAAAGAAAGGGTTGTACATATTAAATTTCACCTACGTACATACgtatatgcatattttaatgtttaaagactttaaatcaaagtttgtgttttttattttccatctgccTCCATAATGAACTCGCATGTCTGCCAGTAAACTGTTAAAAATAACTGTGTTTTGGCTACAGGCATATTTTGTATAAgacgtcatttaaaaaatcaagttaGGGTTTGTGAGATAAACTGTAATCTCATTTTGATCTGTCAACCTAGAGCTGATCGTTGATCTCTGTTTCGTTGAGTAAAATATTGATCACTTTCCAGACTGTGCAATCATTTCCATCTCTTATACTTCACAGTCTAAATGGTATATGTTTCTGgtatttttgttcaattatATCACAAAGTACAAACAAGTATATTGTGTAAATCTTTTCAAGATTTGCAAACGACTGTAAGAAAATAAATGGTTGACCATAACCAAAGTAAATGTTATTGCGTTGCAGGcaaatttaacaaacaatgcACTATGTGTATCCCGTTAGATAgtataaatcattttacattttcacTGCTAAACACTGTTGTTCCAATGAATCAAATGCAAATGTTACAGTATGAATAGATAAAAATGTCCATATTTCTTTGCCATAAGTGTTCGTCGTGTGATttcattgttaaacaataaatgCATGTTTTACAGTATGTTTGTTCAATCCATGTGTATGTACTGTAAATGTGCGTTTTACTTTGCTAGCAAATGTGTGACTGTGTCAATGTAATAAGCACGCCTGTTAAAatattctgatttaaaaaaaaattaagtttataaAATTGTAGGATTTATTTGTATAGAGTCAGTGATTAATTACGGTACAGGTGTATTTATGTTGCTTATGTATTGCTAGGACCACATGTTCTATAGGGTCCAagcaaaagaaaaaaggaaTAATGTTGTGAAAAATTCAGTTGGAAACATCGTGTTGCTTAGTAATTGCTAtttatacttccaaaaaaaaacgcattttaattaatgaattcaactctgtatttattgaaacatatataaataaacattttttatcctTATAATGAAACAAACCCAAAGGAAAAGCAAAATATAATGTTGAATCATTTCATAATCGGAAGCGAAATAATgtagaattttcatttttctatgCATCTAGAGTTGACTTTCTTCTGTAATTCCGTTCTCATCCGGGACTAGATATCACATACTGTAGGAGAAAAAGAACATCGGGCTCATTAGCAACCGATGTTTTGAAAGCtatatgcatgtatgtattgcattatattatttttcgACATTTACAATGGGACAGAGATATATGTTATTCAGgagtttaaacaaaaattatggaAAAGAAATAACATTTAGGTAACATCTCTCACTCAAACAACAATGTCTGAAAAGTATCTAATAACTTACTTCACCATGTCACTGCAAATACAATACAGTACAAAACATCTTCTAAAGACAGCAACATAGTTCTTCCCCCCAAGAGATGCAAGAAATTCTCATACTTGTTCATACTTGATAATCTCTGCACAATCTTAAGAGGAAACAAATAGAACACCTGACTCCTTTATTTTCTGTGTAAATATTTGCTTTCAAAAGCGTCGAGTGGCACAGTAATAACAGTTTCACCATTTTAAGAATGCTTCTTTCATATAGCCAAATTACAGACTATATAGACCTGTTgtttaattaaagaaatttaaaatgtgtCTTCTAGATTTTTTGTACCTTtacataacccccccccccttcgctTGAGGTTTTTCATGATTTGGCAATTGTATGAGAGTTTATAAGGTTGCCAAGGTGTTGTGGTTCTGATTAAGGAGAAGAAAAACCCACTTAGCACTGTTAAGGTTAACGTTGTGGTCGCGCCGACAAGAAAGTACGAGAAATGTAAACTATGACGATACACAAAACATCGAGTCATCAAAATGCCCCGAAATAAAATAACTTCCGATGGTTACGGGTAGAAACGCATTAAACTACATTAAAAATTACCCTTGCGTGCAACTTTCAGGTCataaactttaaatataaaaactgaACGCGATGCACTTCTCGATGTGACttcatattataaatttttacgCATATTATGTGTAGAGAGAGGCGGGtcaatcattttttatattgtaaatgAATTTCATAAATGAACGGAACATTATctcaaaacaaatattgtacCATTAAATCCTATTCATTATGCTTCTTTTGAATCAGCAAGTAGTTACTTTTTAGAGCGTGATTTACTTTTTTCTATAGTGTTTCATGTACAAGTTTGATGTGTTTGACATTCGTAAGCTTATATAAATCAGCTTTTTACAAAGGTATACCTTTAACAGATCATTACGACCTTTTATGTATAAATCAAGGAATGGTCATTTGAGTAAATAAAATGCTGCTgctttgataaatgatatataatgaattaataatttggtaaaatatttaGCCAAggtcataaaaattcagccagaacccatttctttgatttttattttaataaaagataaactctATCAGAAGCAGAATCTACGAGATAAGTGAAAGTTGATCATTATGTCAATTTTCAACTCAAAGAAGGGTATGCCCTTgcattgaaatttgtttattaCCTACTTCATGGAGAATTATCGACACAGATCACGTGACTGTCAATTCTGGGGACCACACTAAGTGTGATACAAAGGAGCATTTACTATGGTGTTTCATTTAATACCAATTTATGTCATGTTAattaactttacataaatattttgttataatagaTGAATcgtttaatgaacatttaaatcCGTTGACTTTTTCATATTGAGCCTTAGCATTTTTGCGCACCCAGTTTCCACCGTATATTAAACTTATTTCTTAtctataaaaatgataattcattTGAACAATTTCATAACCTCTTTCGTTATGGATGATTTGTTCGAAGTAAGGAAACATGCAAACATTACAGAATGACCGACAAACGTAAGATAGAGAGAAAGGTAGGTAAACGCTGGACGACAAGATATATATAAccgaaaaagattttaaattagaatttttgtctatttctgcaatctaataattcaaaaatcaGATGTGAAGAATTCAATAGTCTTTCTTGACATAATATAACAGTGTTGTGatatcatttctttattccAGCAGTCTAAACACTTCTGTGGCAGTCTGATATTTGTGAGTTTCTTAATAATAGACCGTTACCAGTGGTTtcactaaaaatattttcaggtaAATCAACAAAGGAATCTAATGACATTATTTTAAGAACAATTTATGTCTTAAACACTTCTTGATGAATAATATCAGACAGTTCTCGGTCACGAAACTTTCTGATactttttcatacagatgtgtttTTAGAATATATTCATGACTGAAAATAAGTCGTTTTCCAAGATATCAAAtctcaaatatttaaaaaagtcaatAAATTTGAAAAGTAATACAATCATGAAAACATGTACCAGAGTGGTCCATTCTGTATAGTCTTCTAATGTTATTCTccttaacatatttttttaccatCTGCTTGACATTCTCATCGGGATCCTTTGAAAGGGTAAAGATCACGTGATATTCGTACATGGCGGGGGTACACGTGGGCGGTCTCTCGTGATCaccaaagtacatgtaccgttTGTACTGGAATGTATAACATGCACTGAAAGGTTCCTCCTCCGTCATTTTGTGCTCCTCGATAATCAAACCTGCGACGCCTATGACAACCAACAGACAAACCATCATGTATTGAAGCATTCCCCAAGTTTAGTGTAATAAGAGAGCTGAATGATCGCGGCAAATTAAGGCTGTGTTAATATCCATTAGATGAAgagaaaaatgttaaattctTAAACtgtgaatattttgattttccttTCTTAACAATGGTTTGTAGTAAAAATATCGTATCCAAACTTTAAAGATAGATTAAAGGAAcaatttgttgaccatcaagCCTCATTGATTTTGAAAACGGAAGTTCAAAAGccatttaaacaaaagcatgaATTTTAGTTGATGAATTTATCGAGAgatttaagaaatataaaaaaaagggaaaaaacaaaccacgaataatctttatttcatatttttgaaaatttgagcttaatattTTCTTGAGTGGAACTTTAAGATTATACGTGTAAGATACTTACAGTCTTCCCCAAATGTCACCTCGACCCACCGATGGTTGCCCAAACTTCCTTTATCTTCAAAGACATAATTTGTTAAGTTGTAGCAGACGTCTCTGAAATCAGCGATCaaacatatacatgcatttaatgtTAACCTTAGATATATCTTTACTTCCAAAACTATCAGGCGACCCTTTACAAGTTTTTTAAACTCTGTTAAATCCAAGTAagatacagtaccgatcagacccaaacTAACAGAGAGTAAACCAAAACTAAACCCtaggtttactttctgggtttactctgggttaacttcgggtttactagagtggacccagagtaaacacAGAGTAAACACAGAGTGGACACAGAAAGTAAACgcagtcagaagtatacccctgaaagcagacgctaactgtgtattcggaatacaCAAACtgtaggaattacaggcagtaggatggtaagataaaatactagtctgcttcacacttcagttcATACAgatgacctcaaaagcaatttcaaagtaaacccaaagtacacccaaagtaaaccccgagtggacctaaattttcaaaaagtaaacccaaagtaaaccccaagttaacccaaaaagtaaacccggggttgggtctgatcggtactgaatgtcgttttttactttttaatgtcGTTGATTGTCTCGTGTTAAAAGAAATGggttttaatacattttaatgatatatagtTAACTAATTCAGATATaaagaattcaaaataaacaCTGATTTTTACGTAAACGGAAATGGGGCAAAATTGGGTCTCGGGGTGATAAGAACATCATCGTAATTATGGCCCCATCAGGGTAAAAAGTACAAATAACAATTCAAGAATAATTTccagatagtttttttttttaggattttaTTACGATATATCATCATAGAAATATGCCGCTTGATTTCGGCAAGAATTGCGAGAGTTGCCTATCCCATTAGTAAATATACGTCCCTGATCCTATCCAGGATGGGaatgtttaatcaaattaaGATAACTAAGGGTTTGGTCACTTTATTTACATGTTAATTACCCTTGCTTATTAGTTGGGGAGGGGAAACAAATATAGACACAGCCAACACCTTATAATATTCCCTAACtgtaaatttaaacaattcTATAGGGAAAAAGAATGCACTCTACTTTCTTGAGGTGTTTGCTGCTGAATGTAAAAAGAGAGCCATAAAGCCATGAAAACAAAGATAAAAATCAATCAAAGCTATTGGTAAATTAACCAATTTTCTCTGTCGTTATCAATTTTTTCATCTAAGTTAGCTTCATAgagtttctatttcattttttaaagaaaagtctgaattttttaactttaaaacaaaGTGCAATAAACTATAATGTatcttattattaaaaaattgatatgccaatatatttcaatattggaTATTTCACAGCTATTTTGCAAAAAGTTGATTTGATCCGAACAATACATTGCTTCAACATAAAACATTTCATTAGATATGTGTGTTGTTAATAACAAAAGCGAACTCTTACCCGTTGAATCTGGTCTCATAATTGGTAGATTTTGCCTCGAGGCCGATAGCATTGTTCACATAGACAGGGTGATCCATATGTTTGGGGTGATTGGTCATGTACACATAGGCGCCGTCATAGTGTAAATTGGCATAGGACTGAAATATACCAATGCCGTTCACTAATCAACTCATGGATtg
This genomic interval carries:
- the LOC128162056 gene encoding uncharacterized protein LOC128162056 isoform X2; translation: MTNHPKHMDHPVYVNNAIGLEAKSTNYETRFNGDVCYNLTNYVFEDKGSLGNHRWVEVTFGEDCVAGLIIEEHKMTEEEPFSACYTFQYKRYMYFGDHERPPTCTPAMYEYHVIFTLSKDPDENVKQMVKKYVKENNIRRLYRMDHSVCDI
- the LOC128162056 gene encoding uncharacterized protein LOC128162056 isoform X1, whose amino-acid sequence is MTNHPKHMDHPVYVNNAIGLEAKSTNYETRFNGDVCYNLTNYVFEDKGSLGNHRWVEVTFGEDCVAGLIIEEHKMTEEEPFSACYTFQYKRYMYFGDHERPPTCTPAMYEYHVIFTLSKDPDENVKQMVKKYVKENNIRRLYRMDHSGTCFHDCITFQIY